A window of Lodderomyces elongisporus chromosome 8, complete sequence genomic DNA:
ATGCCAACATTGTTATTAACTCTGCCAAGGCTATCGGGTGTGTGGTTGTTAATGTCCATTCAGAAGATATCATTGATGGTAAGGAGCACTTGATATTGGGTCTTATTTGGCAGATCATCAGAAGAGGTTTGTTGAGCAAAGTTGATATCAAGTACCATCCAGAATTGTACAGGTTATTAGAGGACGATGAAACATTGGAACAGTTTTTGAGACTACCACCAGAACAAATCTTGTTGCGTTGGTTCAACTACCATTTGAAGAATGCCGGTTCGCAAAGACGTGTGACCAACTTTGGAAAGGATGTGAGTGATGGAGAAAACTATACGGTTTTGCTTCATCAATTGAAGCCAGATGTTTGCGACTTGTCGCCATTGCAAACCAGCGATTTGACTGCTAGAGCAGAGCAAGTCTTGGACAATGCAGACAAGATTGGGTGTAGAAAGTATTTGACACCGAAATCTTTGGTTTCGGGAAATCCAAAGCTTAACTTGGCATTTGTCGCTAATTTGTTCAACACGCACCCAGGCTTGGACCCAATTGAGGAACATGAACAGGTTGAGATTGAAGACTTTGACGCCGAAGGTGAGAGAGAAGCAAGAGTATTCACATTGTGGTTGAACTCCTTGGACGTTGACCCACCCGTTATTTCATTGTTTGAAGATTTGAAAGATGGTTTAGTGTTGTTGCAGGCATATGACAAGGTCTTGCCTGGAAGTGTGTCCTTTAAACACGTGAACAAGAAACCGGCAAATGGGGGAGAAGTTTCGAGATTCAAGGCTTTGGAAAATACCAACTATGGTGTTGAGATTGGAAAAGCCAATGGGTTCTCTCTCGTGGGAATTGATGGGTCCGATATTGTTGATGGTAACAAGTTGCTTACTTTGGGACTTGTTTGGCAATTGATGAGAAGAAATATCATCAACACTTTATCTGAATTGGGTAATGGTGGACAATTATCCGATGCTGATATCTTGAAATGGTCTAACCAACAAGTTGCAAAGAATCCAAGCAAATCAGCGTCAACAATACGTTCTTTCAAGGACTCGTCGTTATCCAACGGTGTCTACTTGTTGGATGTGTTGAATGGATTGAAACCAGGCTATGTTGACTACGATATGGTTTACCAAGGCTCCAATCTTTCCGACGAGGAGAAATATGCTAATGCTAAATTGGCCATTTCCATTGCAAGAAAATTGGGTGCGCTTATCTGGTTGGTACCTGAGGATATCAACGAGGTGAGAAGCAGGTTGATCTTGTCCTTTGTTGGTAGTTTGATGGCTGTTGCTGAGGGAAAGTAGAGAAAAAATGGTGGTAATGGCCATAAGTGTAGCTATATTGGTAGCCATAGGCATAGTCATAGGCATAGCCtcgtatattttttttcaattttgtactatttttttgtcttcacGTTTTATTGAATATATTTCTCAATTttggtctttttttttcgggtgtagtagtagtaatagtagtggtggtaatatctatgttgttttatttttatacatttttatatatattttattattattatttttttctttttgttttatcgtttctccaaaaaaaacaattgcaaGTGAAACCATAGCCAGCTTTAACAAGTAGTCTTTAGCAGACGCCAATATCAACATCCCACACCACTATGAATTTCCTTCG
This region includes:
- the SAC6 gene encoding Fimbrin, actin-bundling protein (BUSCO:EOG0926140Q), coding for MNFPVLQQSDLFNIIEDFRSIDVDDKGWVEKKDVINSVSKKGEYSYDQARETLKHVDVDASGHVELDDYVELIAKLKESSLDDDGSNDHSSGRGNNLATPSAGGAPGPLSPGRVKKTAPPIPTANAKNKTYIEGKTSGTTHTINDEERTEFTRHINSVLENDAEIGDRLPFDTETFQIFDECRDGLVLSKLINDSVPDTIDTRVLNLPKKGKKQLNNFQMSENANIVINSAKAIGCVVVNVHSEDIIDGKEHLILGLIWQIIRRGLLSKVDIKYHPELYRLLEDDETLEQFLRLPPEQILLRWFNYHLKNAGSQRRVTNFGKDVSDGENYTVLLHQLKPDVCDLSPLQTSDLTARAEQVLDNADKIGCRKYLTPKSLVSGNPKLNLAFVANLFNTHPGLDPIEEHEQVEIEDFDAEGEREARVFTLWLNSLDVDPPVISLFEDLKDGLVLLQAYDKVLPGSVSFKHVNKKPANGGEVSRFKALENTNYGVEIGKANGFSLVGIDGSDIVDGNKLLTLGLVWQLMRRNIINTLSELGNGGQLSDADILKWSNQQVAKNPSKSASTIRSFKDSSLSNGVYLLDVLNGLKPGYVDYDMVYQGSNLSDEEKYANAKLAISIARKLGALIWLVPEDINEVRSRLILSFVGSLMAVAEGK